A genomic region of Gemmata massiliana contains the following coding sequences:
- a CDS encoding outer membrane protein assembly factor BamB family protein has translation MNRAVRAAATLCLLFAAPAARAQPPAQTAPEPANLRGESAQTRKRLLEIEQKILAGKHADAADELQRVLDESGGDLILVSANQARPARWFAHQLLAKLPAGTLKAYQDRIDQPAKQLLAQAKQARDPRPLYQLLDRYFVSRPAGEAFLLLGDLLFERGEFRAAEDSWRHLLPAGGADVMYPNSKADLALVWARVVLAAIFAGDGPRAKVEFDAFKAKHATATGTLAGKTGVLADTLQTFLNAPPKLASEVPSRSWATYGGGPERTGRVAGGLPRFESSVPWKQTNLELNPTTTSEPRHPPARAPFGHPVIMNGEVFVADATRVFGFDLRTGTSTRSATLDSNPQASNSYCSLTAIDGLLYARFGPPIVRAPLSANKTNESFLFCLRPEGHELKIVWKLAPPEDPKVPAAWEGAPIVVGKRLWAVYAKFEGGRVIHVAVGYDPIDGTAEPQRPAWSTELCDSAPPVTSSARQELLTLAGRHLVFCSNSGAVVAVDAHTGQRAWAYRYPRARKSSSASSDPSPAVAFDGRVFVAPADGERVYALDARTGQLVWESGPTEGARIVGVARGRLIVSVTGPLRSLRALALDTGSHRREDGGWVLGGSGTLPYGQGLVTDDIIVWPSHHGLYFLQPEGGLLPPGRPNPWQAPLPHFLARYFGNLAYADGVLVVVTSAQVWFYRAESTKIVPRPDSTPRDRFDWIVERAERQFATGDRTAAIAALAQVATGGLPAPMRAWAAARLLQWSPQVTSREQLAREVQDALRPELVNEWIVAPDGLPVTLGDFLQKHLGRAHVRAAPPALVLATKSCTPDLTPESEFAHTRKLPTEVSPLPAMNGELGSPKHIFAAGLQKIVAVPLDRGAESEHAAVDLFTHAADVRDGFVAAGPRAVALYGAARDPIWVFRLPATERLPNGPLPVRVLTEVPVPVPDLSSFVLSGSWLFARIGEYHLVALDLQARRVVWVLGASGRSGYEALAFASTPRFGPHFAVTEKYIIAQLSDGRRWFIKLETGRPAAQPALGELTAQVSWPHAPATLNENQFALADGPGLVRLVSLDGRVKWAYEVEHEDGFAGEPPQVRSWGDTVLIAVRRNHGVDIECVDATTGKSVWNDPAFADAFRIDLFASDADATHVYVPAENTLLGLSLDTGKTEWTANLPGLPGTTWTVRAGKSCVIAYPTRAVPRESMDVVLTRVTRSFRAAPFAWRLPGLASTLYDAWVDRTLPVLLFDPKTGKRIGRYEIPARGPAVRAWFDADAAVFATGDRVVWLK, from the coding sequence ATGAACCGGGCCGTTCGCGCCGCAGCAACACTTTGTCTGCTCTTTGCCGCCCCCGCCGCCCGTGCCCAACCACCGGCACAGACCGCACCGGAACCGGCGAACCTTCGGGGCGAGTCCGCTCAAACCCGCAAACGACTCCTTGAGATCGAGCAAAAGATCCTCGCCGGTAAGCACGCGGACGCGGCCGACGAGCTCCAGCGCGTGCTCGACGAGTCCGGCGGCGATCTGATCCTCGTGAGCGCGAACCAGGCGCGGCCGGCGCGGTGGTTCGCGCACCAGTTGCTCGCCAAACTTCCGGCCGGCACCCTGAAAGCGTACCAGGACCGCATCGACCAACCCGCAAAGCAGTTGCTCGCGCAGGCGAAACAGGCGCGCGACCCGCGCCCGCTCTACCAGCTCCTGGACCGCTACTTCGTCTCGCGCCCCGCGGGCGAAGCGTTCCTCCTGTTGGGCGACCTGCTTTTCGAGCGCGGCGAGTTCCGAGCGGCCGAAGATTCGTGGCGCCACCTCTTGCCGGCCGGCGGCGCGGATGTGATGTACCCGAATTCCAAAGCCGACCTCGCTCTCGTATGGGCACGGGTCGTGCTGGCGGCCATTTTCGCGGGCGACGGCCCTCGCGCCAAAGTCGAGTTCGACGCATTCAAAGCCAAGCACGCAACCGCAACAGGCACACTCGCCGGTAAAACCGGCGTGCTCGCGGACACGCTCCAAACGTTCCTCAACGCGCCGCCCAAACTCGCTTCTGAAGTGCCTTCGCGCTCGTGGGCAACTTACGGCGGCGGTCCCGAGCGGACCGGGCGCGTGGCCGGCGGCCTCCCGCGGTTCGAGTCCTCGGTCCCGTGGAAGCAAACCAACCTTGAGCTGAATCCCACTACCACAAGCGAGCCCCGACACCCGCCCGCCCGCGCCCCGTTCGGCCACCCGGTCATCATGAACGGTGAGGTGTTCGTCGCGGACGCCACGCGGGTATTCGGATTCGATCTCCGAACCGGCACAAGCACTCGGTCTGCGACACTCGACTCGAATCCTCAAGCATCGAATTCGTACTGCTCGCTGACCGCTATCGACGGCCTACTCTATGCCCGCTTCGGCCCCCCGATCGTTCGCGCCCCACTAAGTGCGAACAAGACCAACGAGTCATTTCTCTTCTGCCTGCGCCCGGAGGGGCACGAGCTTAAAATTGTGTGGAAACTCGCGCCGCCGGAAGATCCCAAGGTGCCCGCCGCGTGGGAGGGCGCGCCGATCGTGGTCGGGAAGCGCCTCTGGGCGGTGTACGCCAAATTCGAGGGCGGGCGCGTGATCCACGTGGCGGTCGGCTACGATCCGATCGACGGTACCGCAGAACCCCAGCGCCCCGCGTGGTCCACGGAACTGTGCGACAGCGCGCCGCCTGTTACGAGTAGCGCGCGCCAGGAACTGCTTACGCTCGCGGGGCGGCACCTCGTGTTCTGCTCGAACAGCGGCGCGGTGGTGGCCGTCGACGCACACACGGGTCAGCGAGCCTGGGCCTACCGCTACCCCCGAGCGCGCAAGTCATCGAGCGCGAGCAGCGACCCGAGCCCGGCCGTCGCGTTCGACGGGCGCGTGTTCGTCGCCCCGGCCGACGGCGAGCGCGTCTACGCCCTTGACGCGCGCACCGGTCAACTCGTGTGGGAATCGGGACCGACCGAGGGGGCACGAATCGTCGGCGTCGCACGCGGCCGATTGATCGTCAGCGTGACTGGCCCGCTCCGGAGCCTTCGCGCGCTGGCGCTCGATACCGGTTCGCACCGCCGGGAAGACGGCGGGTGGGTACTGGGTGGTAGCGGAACGCTCCCCTACGGGCAGGGGCTCGTCACGGACGACATCATTGTTTGGCCGTCGCACCACGGGCTGTACTTCTTGCAGCCCGAAGGCGGGTTGCTCCCGCCCGGGCGCCCGAACCCCTGGCAGGCACCGCTCCCGCACTTCCTCGCGCGATATTTCGGCAACCTCGCCTACGCGGACGGCGTGCTCGTCGTGGTGACTTCGGCGCAAGTGTGGTTCTACCGCGCGGAATCAACGAAAATCGTCCCGCGCCCCGACAGCACGCCCCGCGACCGGTTCGACTGGATCGTCGAGCGCGCCGAGCGCCAGTTCGCCACCGGCGACCGCACCGCCGCAATTGCCGCGCTAGCGCAAGTCGCGACCGGTGGACTTCCCGCTCCGATGCGCGCGTGGGCCGCCGCACGTCTCCTCCAGTGGTCGCCGCAAGTAACCTCGCGCGAACAGCTCGCGCGCGAGGTTCAAGATGCGCTCCGCCCGGAGCTTGTGAATGAGTGGATCGTTGCTCCCGACGGGCTTCCGGTGACGCTCGGGGATTTCCTCCAGAAGCACCTCGGCCGCGCCCACGTGCGCGCGGCACCGCCCGCGCTCGTATTGGCCACGAAATCGTGTACGCCGGACCTCACACCGGAATCCGAATTCGCACACACGCGGAAGCTCCCCACCGAAGTATCACCGCTCCCAGCCATGAACGGCGAACTCGGATCGCCCAAGCACATCTTCGCCGCTGGGCTTCAGAAGATCGTCGCGGTCCCACTCGATCGGGGGGCAGAGAGCGAACACGCCGCGGTCGACCTTTTCACGCACGCCGCCGACGTGCGCGACGGGTTCGTTGCGGCCGGCCCGCGAGCGGTCGCACTCTACGGAGCGGCCCGCGACCCGATCTGGGTGTTCCGCTTGCCCGCAACCGAGCGCCTCCCGAACGGCCCGCTCCCCGTTCGCGTGCTGACCGAAGTCCCGGTACCGGTACCGGACCTGTCGTCGTTCGTCCTCTCGGGGTCGTGGCTGTTCGCGCGCATCGGGGAGTACCACCTCGTCGCGCTCGACCTTCAGGCGCGGCGCGTGGTGTGGGTGCTCGGCGCGAGCGGGCGCAGTGGGTACGAAGCGCTCGCGTTCGCATCGACCCCGCGGTTCGGTCCGCACTTCGCGGTGACCGAAAAATACATCATCGCTCAACTCAGCGACGGGCGCCGGTGGTTCATCAAGCTCGAAACGGGGCGCCCGGCCGCGCAACCGGCGCTCGGCGAACTGACCGCCCAGGTGAGCTGGCCGCATGCTCCCGCAACATTGAACGAGAACCAGTTCGCGCTCGCGGACGGTCCGGGACTCGTTCGCCTTGTGAGCCTCGATGGGCGCGTGAAGTGGGCCTACGAAGTGGAGCACGAAGACGGGTTCGCGGGCGAGCCGCCGCAAGTACGATCTTGGGGCGATACCGTGCTGATCGCGGTGCGCCGGAACCACGGCGTCGATATCGAGTGCGTGGACGCGACCACCGGCAAATCCGTGTGGAACGATCCGGCGTTCGCCGACGCCTTTCGCATCGATCTTTTTGCCAGCGACGCCGACGCCACCCACGTTTACGTCCCGGCCGAGAACACGTTACTCGGCCTCTCTCTCGACACCGGCAAAACCGAATGGACCGCGAACCTGCCCGGTCTGCCCGGCACCACGTGGACCGTTCGCGCCGGGAAATCGTGCGTGATCGCGTACCCGACGCGGGCGGTCCCGCGCGAGTCGATGGACGTGGTCCTCACGCGCGTCACGCGCTCGTTCCGGGCGGCGCCGTTCGCGTGGCGCCTCCCCGGACTCGCGAGCACACTGTATGATGCGTGGGTCGATCGCACGCTCCCGGTGCTGCTGTTCGACCCCAAAACGGGCAAGCGGATCGGCCGCTATGAGATCCCGGCGCGCGGTCCGGCCGTGCGCGCGTGGTTCGACGCGGACGCCGCGGTTTTCGCCACCGGCGATCGCGTCGTGTGGCTGAAGTAA
- a CDS encoding c-type cytochrome encodes MNQPRFLLACAALAAAACAGCGSYADRDAPSPAAALTVPSGRYQTRTDLMALATPKKAQPRWYSPQFPPLRSVRLFPNTPDRDLATDLRAEGREVVLDPTVYEQDVWMPAQADRLTRLLDAHFGTPATPAVRVPTWDQIVAAGVVRFDQSTSLGANLKEIRGKLGKAKVKDWTADWTAATAAKADLKLDDATLARGSLVYRRWCMQCHGPSGAGDAAYAIEAGPMPRDYRQGVFKFTTAFAPPNAPKKAGLGASGKARREDLKRTVRNGLDGSMMPSFAALTEAEIEDVVSYVIHLSIRGETEFATLVKAIKPGGDDPIAEGGELDWLFLQHQLAVLINWGVAAKSPIPVPTEKPMTETERIQSAIRGFKLYNSAEFGCASCHANYGRAQQLKWDAWDTVVQPRNLTLGVYRGGRRGEDLYARIYGGIAPSGMTAFHDRIATATPGQPDKIWDIVHFLQALADSNDRRRMQELDREVKFDP; translated from the coding sequence ATGAACCAACCTCGCTTCTTACTCGCTTGTGCCGCTCTCGCAGCCGCCGCTTGTGCCGGCTGCGGGTCTTACGCGGACCGGGACGCACCTTCGCCGGCCGCCGCGCTCACCGTGCCGTCGGGCCGGTACCAGACCCGAACCGATTTAATGGCGCTCGCGACGCCCAAAAAGGCCCAGCCGCGCTGGTACTCGCCCCAATTCCCGCCGCTGCGTAGCGTCCGACTGTTCCCGAACACGCCGGACCGGGATCTCGCGACGGACCTGCGAGCGGAGGGGCGCGAGGTGGTGCTCGACCCCACCGTCTACGAGCAGGACGTGTGGATGCCGGCCCAGGCGGACCGGCTGACGCGCCTCCTCGACGCGCACTTCGGTACCCCCGCGACCCCCGCGGTACGAGTGCCGACGTGGGACCAAATAGTCGCGGCCGGAGTCGTGCGATTCGACCAGTCCACGAGCTTGGGTGCGAACCTCAAAGAGATCCGAGGCAAACTCGGCAAGGCGAAGGTAAAGGACTGGACCGCCGACTGGACCGCGGCGACCGCGGCCAAAGCGGACCTCAAGCTCGACGACGCGACCCTAGCGCGTGGGTCGCTGGTGTACCGCCGGTGGTGCATGCAGTGCCACGGCCCGAGCGGGGCCGGGGACGCGGCCTACGCGATCGAGGCCGGCCCGATGCCGCGCGACTACCGCCAGGGCGTGTTCAAGTTCACGACCGCGTTCGCCCCGCCGAACGCGCCGAAGAAGGCTGGACTCGGGGCGAGCGGAAAGGCGCGGCGCGAGGACCTGAAGCGCACCGTGCGCAACGGCCTGGACGGGTCCATGATGCCCTCGTTCGCGGCGCTGACCGAGGCGGAAATCGAAGACGTGGTGAGCTATGTGATTCACCTGAGCATTCGCGGGGAAACGGAGTTCGCGACGCTCGTGAAGGCGATCAAGCCGGGCGGCGACGACCCGATCGCCGAGGGCGGGGAACTGGACTGGCTGTTCCTGCAACACCAGCTCGCGGTGCTGATTAACTGGGGCGTCGCGGCGAAGAGCCCGATCCCGGTGCCGACCGAAAAACCGATGACGGAGACCGAGCGCATCCAATCGGCGATCCGCGGGTTCAAGTTGTACAACTCCGCCGAGTTCGGGTGCGCGAGCTGCCACGCGAACTACGGCCGCGCGCAGCAACTGAAGTGGGATGCGTGGGACACCGTGGTGCAGCCGCGGAACCTTACGCTCGGGGTCTATCGTGGCGGGCGCCGAGGTGAAGATTTGTACGCTCGCATCTACGGCGGCATCGCTCCGTCGGGGATGACCGCGTTCCACGACCGCATCGCGACCGCGACTCCGGGGCAGCCGGACAAGATTTGGGACATCGTCCACTTCCTGCAAGCGCTCGCGGATTCTAACGACCGCCGGCGGATGCAGGAACTCGACCGCGAGGTGAAATTCGACCCGTAA
- a CDS encoding YqaE/Pmp3 family membrane protein — MLVVLVVLCPPLAVLLTAPSQTAKNFGLTLLLYVPGVLHARSTVDQYRANRQYASLVRALDRRVEPVRSLRAA, encoded by the coding sequence ATGCTCGTCGTGCTCGTCGTCCTGTGCCCACCGCTCGCGGTGCTCCTGACCGCTCCGTCGCAAACCGCTAAAAACTTCGGCCTTACGCTCCTGTTGTACGTTCCCGGGGTGCTGCACGCGCGGTCCACGGTCGACCAGTACCGTGCCAACCGCCAGTACGCCTCGCTGGTGCGCGCGCTCGACCGCCGCGTTGAACCGGTCCGGTCCCTTCGCGCCGCGTAG
- a CDS encoding DUF2171 domain-containing protein yields the protein MKGTNNSDIREHMDVFGSCGNQLGTVDHVEGNEIKLSRSGAKANGQHHWIPLGWVDSVDNAVRLNKDCGQAVKEWRSESVATGGAR from the coding sequence ATGAAGGGTACGAACAACAGTGACATCCGTGAGCACATGGACGTGTTCGGTTCCTGCGGGAACCAGCTCGGCACCGTGGATCACGTCGAGGGCAACGAGATCAAACTCTCCCGGAGCGGCGCAAAGGCAAACGGCCAGCACCACTGGATTCCGCTCGGATGGGTGGACTCCGTGGACAACGCGGTGCGGCTCAATAAGGACTGCGGGCAAGCGGTGAAGGAGTGGCGCAGCGAATCGGTCGCCACGGGCGGCGCACGCTGA
- a CDS encoding DUF6496 domain-containing protein: MARKYSEKAQEKVGEVMHEFKRGKLKSGSGKKVTNPKQAIAIGLSEARKKGSKVAPRAKPER; the protein is encoded by the coding sequence ATGGCTCGCAAATACAGTGAGAAGGCCCAAGAAAAAGTCGGCGAAGTGATGCACGAGTTCAAGCGGGGTAAGCTGAAAAGTGGCTCCGGGAAAAAGGTGACGAACCCGAAACAAGCCATCGCGATCGGGCTTTCGGAAGCCCGAAAAAAAGGATCGAAAGTCGCTCCACGGGCCAAACCCGAGCGGTAA
- a CDS encoding cytochrome c3 family protein codes for MPQIFPKALNPITKMLVLAAPLLAGGTGVTGAAFYRSSYATGVGEIPPQPVAFSHSHHVGQLGIHCVYCHTSVESSGFASVPPTKTCMNCHQQIWQGADLLEPVRNSYKEDKPIEWIRVHNLPHYAYFNHSIHVAKGVGCESCHGRLDQWMNLTKQNSTLLMEWCIACHRTPEKNLRPKSEVFNLTYDPKKPAEWVAEDFPKMGRQADGSLNPLIGTPRPTNQKELGLLLKDQYHVRDAVTLTNCSMCHR; via the coding sequence ATGCCCCAGATCTTCCCTAAGGCGCTGAACCCGATCACCAAAATGCTCGTTCTCGCCGCGCCGCTCCTGGCCGGTGGGACGGGCGTGACCGGGGCCGCGTTTTACCGGTCGAGTTACGCGACCGGTGTGGGCGAGATTCCGCCGCAGCCCGTCGCGTTCAGTCACTCGCACCACGTCGGGCAGCTCGGGATTCACTGCGTCTACTGCCACACGTCCGTTGAGTCCTCCGGGTTCGCGAGCGTCCCACCGACCAAGACGTGCATGAACTGCCACCAGCAGATCTGGCAGGGGGCCGACCTCCTCGAACCGGTGCGCAACAGCTACAAGGAAGACAAGCCCATCGAGTGGATTCGCGTCCACAACCTGCCGCACTACGCCTACTTCAATCACTCGATCCACGTCGCCAAGGGCGTCGGGTGCGAGTCCTGTCACGGGCGGCTCGACCAGTGGATGAATCTAACGAAGCAGAACAGCACGCTCCTGATGGAGTGGTGCATCGCGTGCCACCGGACCCCGGAAAAGAACCTGCGGCCGAAGTCCGAGGTCTTCAACCTGACTTACGACCCCAAGAAGCCGGCCGAATGGGTGGCCGAGGACTTCCCCAAAATGGGGCGCCAGGCCGACGGTTCGCTCAACCCGCTCATCGGTACGCCCCGCCCCACCAATCAAAAAGAGTTGGGGCTGTTGCTGAAAGACCAGTACCACGTTCGCGACGCGGTCACGCTCACCAACTGTTCGATGTGTCACCGCTAA
- a CDS encoding TAT-variant-translocated molybdopterin oxidoreductase has product MNPDSTETPATTSVSLPLWRGLDELADSPEYQAAALNEFPEGATEFADEPSRRRFLALMGASLALTTGVGCNVRPASQRKIVPYTTQPDEIVLGVPLYFATSAPFGGYGQGVLVRSHEGRPIKVEGNPDNPSSLGGASIHALASVLDLYDPDRSRGVTRRGVSAGYDEALAALRAKLYPGGVANAGVRIRILGETTTSPTLGSQLTKLFGTFPNAKWIQYDPISSDNVRAGAAKAFGSPNIRAAYDFLKADVVLSLDADFLGSGPGHVRYSRDFADRRKIREHGKDAKAIAEGKRLPEGVLADQVSRLYAVECMPTNTGAVADHRLPLLSAQLETFARALAAELGVAGVPAAGALPDEAKAWIKPLAADLKAEARKGKTIVVVGEHAPASLHALAFAINSHLGNINQTLRLIPAPEVTVAGKTGDLKSLVTEMNAGQVDVLLIVGDANPVFTAPADIDFAGALAALAKDSTKLTFHLGQRQDETGVLCEWHVNEAHYLEAWGDIRGFDGTASIQQPLIAPLHHGKSAIELIGAILKDEPGVPATSRDPLDIVRATWQAWFEGQKRTEAFDIFWQESVRSGVVSGSAPAAVTAALAPNWAAGAPASPPIQGANDYELNIRACPALHDGRFANNGWLQELPKPLTKISWDNAAFLSPKTADALGIMDTYYEWNKGAGEHGRAEVGVIEIEVEGKKIKAPVWILPGHADGAVTVHLGHGRDGDRVGRIATTPDELNVDGKPARGFNAYPVRTSAAPWVTKAKVSVVGGGKYVLACTQGHWAMAEKDPVPGKLLDRKPVRKGSLDDYNRNPAFAKIPPMAAGETLEINQNLPLPKQKPGKDGHHPHDARLHPLNMYKPAEGLSPGLKDEQRRRWGMAIDLSACHGCSACVIACISENNIPVVGKRQVTKGREMHWIRIDRYYESTTADMKGAKDAGAIKTYFQPVMCVQCENAPCEIVCPVGATVHSTDGLNDMTYNRCVGTRYCSNNCPYKVRRFNFLTFEGNDWHTDTLKLGRNPEVSVRSRGVMEKCTFCVQRIRGAEIVAEREHRPIRDGEILTACQSACPSNAIVFGDLNDADSAVARWKNEPANYGLLAELNTRPRLTHMAAIRNPNPAMPK; this is encoded by the coding sequence ATGAATCCCGATAGCACGGAAACTCCCGCAACCACGTCCGTCTCGCTCCCGTTGTGGCGCGGGCTGGATGAACTCGCGGATTCGCCGGAGTACCAGGCTGCGGCTCTGAACGAGTTCCCCGAAGGCGCGACCGAGTTCGCGGACGAACCGAGCCGCCGTCGGTTCCTCGCTCTCATGGGCGCTTCGCTCGCCCTCACGACCGGGGTCGGGTGCAACGTCCGCCCCGCCTCGCAACGCAAGATCGTTCCCTACACGACTCAGCCCGATGAAATCGTTCTGGGCGTCCCGCTGTACTTTGCAACCTCTGCTCCGTTCGGTGGTTACGGGCAGGGCGTGCTGGTTCGCAGCCACGAGGGGCGGCCGATCAAGGTTGAAGGGAACCCGGACAATCCTTCCAGTCTCGGTGGGGCGAGCATTCATGCTCTTGCCTCGGTCCTCGATCTCTACGACCCGGACCGTTCGCGCGGCGTCACGCGGCGCGGGGTCAGTGCCGGTTACGACGAGGCCCTCGCCGCGCTGCGTGCGAAGCTCTACCCGGGCGGTGTAGCGAACGCGGGCGTGCGGATTCGCATTCTTGGCGAAACGACGACGTCGCCGACGCTCGGTTCGCAGCTCACGAAGTTGTTCGGCACGTTCCCGAACGCAAAGTGGATTCAGTACGATCCGATCAGCAGTGATAACGTCCGGGCCGGTGCCGCGAAAGCGTTCGGTTCGCCCAACATCCGGGCTGCCTACGATTTCCTCAAAGCCGACGTCGTCCTTTCGCTCGACGCCGACTTCCTCGGGAGCGGCCCGGGGCATGTGCGATACAGCCGCGATTTTGCCGATCGCCGTAAGATCCGCGAGCACGGCAAAGACGCGAAGGCCATTGCCGAAGGCAAGCGCCTGCCCGAGGGGGTGCTGGCCGATCAAGTCAGTCGGCTGTATGCGGTCGAGTGTATGCCGACGAACACCGGTGCCGTCGCGGACCACCGGTTGCCGCTCCTGAGTGCCCAACTCGAAACGTTCGCTCGCGCTCTGGCGGCCGAACTCGGCGTGGCCGGTGTGCCGGCCGCGGGTGCTCTGCCGGACGAAGCGAAGGCGTGGATCAAGCCCCTCGCGGCCGATCTCAAGGCGGAAGCCCGTAAGGGTAAGACGATTGTGGTAGTTGGTGAACACGCGCCGGCTTCGCTGCACGCTCTTGCGTTCGCGATCAACTCGCACTTGGGCAACATCAATCAGACGCTGCGCCTCATACCCGCGCCCGAAGTGACCGTTGCCGGGAAGACGGGCGACCTGAAGTCGCTCGTCACCGAGATGAACGCGGGCCAAGTCGACGTTCTCCTGATCGTTGGCGACGCGAACCCTGTGTTCACCGCGCCGGCCGACATCGACTTCGCTGGCGCACTCGCTGCTCTGGCGAAAGATTCGACCAAGCTCACGTTCCACCTCGGCCAGCGCCAGGACGAAACCGGCGTGTTGTGCGAGTGGCACGTCAACGAGGCACACTACCTCGAAGCGTGGGGCGACATCCGCGGGTTCGACGGCACGGCCTCGATTCAGCAACCGCTCATCGCACCGTTGCACCACGGCAAGTCCGCGATCGAACTCATCGGGGCGATTCTGAAGGACGAACCGGGCGTCCCCGCGACCTCGCGTGACCCGCTCGACATCGTCCGCGCGACGTGGCAGGCGTGGTTCGAGGGACAGAAGCGGACCGAAGCGTTCGACATCTTCTGGCAAGAGTCCGTGCGGTCCGGCGTCGTTTCCGGCTCCGCGCCGGCGGCCGTGACTGCGGCCCTCGCACCGAACTGGGCCGCGGGCGCCCCGGCTTCGCCGCCCATTCAGGGGGCGAACGATTACGAACTCAATATTCGCGCGTGCCCGGCTCTGCACGACGGTCGGTTCGCGAACAACGGCTGGCTCCAGGAACTGCCCAAGCCGCTGACCAAAATTTCGTGGGACAATGCTGCGTTCCTCAGCCCGAAGACCGCCGACGCGCTCGGCATCATGGACACCTACTACGAGTGGAACAAGGGCGCCGGCGAGCACGGCCGGGCCGAAGTCGGCGTCATCGAGATCGAAGTCGAGGGTAAGAAGATCAAGGCCCCGGTGTGGATCCTTCCCGGGCACGCGGACGGGGCCGTCACGGTTCACCTCGGCCACGGGCGCGACGGGGATCGCGTCGGCCGCATCGCGACCACGCCGGACGAACTGAACGTCGACGGTAAGCCGGCGCGCGGGTTCAACGCGTACCCGGTCCGCACTTCTGCGGCCCCGTGGGTCACGAAAGCGAAAGTGAGCGTCGTCGGCGGGGGCAAGTACGTTCTCGCGTGTACCCAGGGCCACTGGGCGATGGCGGAGAAGGACCCGGTCCCCGGGAAGTTGCTCGACCGCAAGCCGGTCCGCAAGGGCAGCCTCGACGACTACAATCGGAACCCGGCGTTCGCGAAGATCCCGCCGATGGCCGCGGGCGAAACGCTCGAGATCAACCAGAACCTCCCGCTCCCGAAGCAAAAGCCCGGCAAAGACGGGCACCACCCGCACGACGCGCGGTTGCACCCGCTGAACATGTACAAGCCCGCCGAGGGGCTGTCCCCGGGGCTCAAGGACGAGCAGCGCCGGCGCTGGGGCATGGCGATCGATCTGAGCGCCTGTCACGGGTGCAGCGCGTGCGTGATCGCGTGCATCAGCGAGAACAACATCCCGGTCGTCGGCAAGCGGCAGGTGACCAAGGGCCGCGAGATGCACTGGATCCGCATCGACCGGTACTACGAGAGCACCACGGCCGACATGAAGGGCGCGAAGGACGCGGGCGCGATCAAGACGTACTTCCAGCCGGTCATGTGCGTGCAGTGCGAGAACGCCCCGTGCGAGATCGTCTGCCCGGTCGGGGCGACGGTCCACTCGACCGACGGCCTCAACGACATGACCTACAACCGGTGCGTCGGTACCCGGTACTGCTCTAATAACTGTCCGTACAAGGTCCGCCGGTTCAACTTCCTCACGTTCGAGGGGAACGACTGGCACACCGACACGCTCAAGTTGGGCCGCAACCCGGAAGTGTCGGTTCGTAGCCGCGGCGTGATGGAAAAGTGCACGTTCTGCGTCCAGCGCATCCGCGGGGCCGAGATCGTGGCCGAGCGCGAGCACCGCCCGATCCGCGACGGCGAGATCCTGACCGCGTGCCAGTCCGCGTGCCCGTCCAATGCGATCGTGTTCGGCGACCTGAACGACGCCGACAGCGCGGTCGCCCGCTGGAAGAACGAGCCCGCGAACTACGGGCTCCTGGCCGAACTGAACACGCGCCCGCGGCTCACGCACATGGCCGCGATCCGCAACCCGAACCCCGCAATGCCGAAGTGA